AACAACTCGCCCACAGCCAAACGAGCCGCGTAATAGCAACCCCCAATCTTCGCATAGGTGGTTCTGCCTTCGAAACCCTCCCAATCTGAAAACATGACAACGTAACGTTTGCTCGGGTTCCAAACAGTTCCCGGATACCAAGCCTCCATAGCCTCATAGCTCCAAGCCCCAGGTATCATCAAAACTTCAAACTGATTGTCCAAATACCGAGACTCATACACACGATACTCGTTGATCTCTGGAAACGTCTTAATCCGCTTCATCATATCCTTCGAAACGATGCTGTCTACGGCTGTGATGCTCCAACGCGTAGGCACCAAACGCCTGTTGTCCTTTAGTCCAAAGGAGCCTACGCTGAAAGCTCGCTGAATCTTGGTGACCAGTACGCCTCTCGCGTGGAGTGTGGTAACCGCCTCTGCCGCCTTCAAATCCGTGTCTCCATACGCCTTCTCAATTTGATAATCCCAACGAGACGTCCCAACGCTCAGGGCTCTAACGAGTGCAGATGGTCCAAACGGTTGAACCGCGTCATCTAAAATAAGACGTCTCTGAGGCCTCTTTTTCAATGCCAGCTCCACATCCACTGAACCCTCAGACAAAGCCAGCTCACGGGTTCGGTCCATAATCTTTCCTGCATCCTCAAAGCGTCTCACGTGAACACGATGCTTCCCTCGAACAAGCATAGACCGGAAACCCACGATCTCGTCGATGGACTTTCCAAACCACAATTCCGGCAAGTCGTATAGGCTCGTGTCCTCATGAACAGGTGGCACAAGCGGCCCTGCATACACGTACGGATAGCCAAATCGACCTACAAATACGCTTGGCGGAGAAGCGCCATCTACTTCTGTGCCCTGGATGAGAGGCATTGTTCGGAAGTAGTGTTTTAATCGAACAATCAGGGAACAGCGAGTTTTCCCACAGAGAAACTTGGCTCCCTTGCAAGCAACGCATAGACCCTTTCCCCAAGCCACTCCTGAAGCTTTTGCAACCAAATAGTTTGCATTATAATTCAGGTCTGCAGTAATGTTTGGGTCATCAACTAGTTGCAGTATCCAAAGGTTGTCCTTACTAGTTTTACTCGGCTTTCTTGCTCCCACATCAGTCTTGAACTTTCTTATCCGTTTAGTCAGCTTTTTCATATTTGCTCCGCCGAATGTTCATCTGATAAATTAATTGCATGGCTTAAAAATAACTTGATCAAACAGAAGTTGCCGCTTTCTATGTGGTAGTTTGCTCAGTTATGTACTTACCCAATTATCGCTTCTATGTACGCTTGAATGTTCAAGGCCGCTTTTGCAGCAACGTTTGCAAAATTTATGAATGGAGCAGGATAGATTCCTATAACTACGCATAGCGTTGCTAAAATGACCATGATGGCTAGCATAGATTTTGGAGATTCTTTGATTCCTTCATAGTTTATCGTAGGCTTTTTTATGATGAAAGTGTGGATGAGGAGAAGGTAATACGTTATGGAGAATAATATGTTCAGCAACATTAAAGCTGTGGGGATGTACAAGCCAGCATCTATTCCAGCTATGACTATCATTATTTCACTCATGAAACCGTTCAATCCAGGAAAGCCTGCTGCCGCTAGCGCTCCAATCGCAAAAAGAGCCGTAGTTACAGGCATTTTCCTGCCGATTCCAGTTAATTTTTCTAGGTTCCTTGTCTCTGTTCGATAAATGAATGAGCCAACACACAAGAATAAGAGGGCTTTTATGACGGCGTGGTTCATGATATGAAATAAGCCTCCGGTTAATCCTTGTTCGGTTCGGATGGATAACGCAAAGATGATGTAACCCATGTTGACAACGCTGCTGAACGCTAGAAGCCTTTTAATGTCCTTCTGAATCAAAGCCATAAAGTTCCCGACGAACATGGTGAAAATAGCAAATATCGCCAAAACGCTTTGCCATGCAAACTGCTCGGGTATGAAGAGTAAAAGTAGGCATCTAATGAGGGCGTATGCACCTGTCTTAATGACAATTCCAGAGAGCAACGCGCTTATAGGACTTGGAGCCGCCGCGTGAGCATCTGGAAGCCATGTATGAAACGGAGCAATGGAGGCTACAACTCCGAATCCAACGATGATCAGGGTGAGAGCCAAGTAAAGCCAAATATCGTTAGGCATTGAGCTCAATCTTGTTGAAAGGTATGCAAAGTTTAATGTTCCAGCCATTCCGTAAAGGAGCGACATCGCATAGAGCACAGTTATGCTTCCAGCTGAACCCATTATAAGATATTTGAAGCCCGCTTCAACGGGCTCCCATTTCCCCTTTCTGAAGGCAACTAGTGCGTAAGAGCTTATGCACATGATCTCCCAAAAGATGAATAACGTAAAGAAGTCTCCAGCAAATGAAACTCCCACCATTCCAGCAACCGTGATCAGTAGTAGCGTATAATATTCAACGAGTCCTGTGTCAAGTTCCATAAAACGAATGGAATAAACGCAGGTCATCAGTCCTATGAAAAGGAAAATCGCTGTCATGAATATGCTTAACATATCTATTTCCAGACAAACCGCTATCGGACGCATGACTAGTGACTCAAACGTAGTTGTTATGATGCCACCGCTGTCTAAAACTTGATTGTACAATGATGGAAGAGAAGCCAGAGAAATGATGAACCCAACTGTTGCAGATATCGTTGATAATCTACGGAAACCAATTTTATGGCCTAGTAAGCCAGTTAGTGGAGTTATGACTATGAAGAAAAGCAATATGTCCAGCGTAAATGTGAACATTTACCATCTAATCCTTTTCAGTTTTCTTACATCCAGAGTTTTGTAATGTTTGTATGCGTGGAGTGTAATAGCTAATCCTATGGAGAGTATGCATCCCCCTATTGCGATAGATAAAATGACGAGTGCGTGAGCCAGAGGATGCGTAGATCCTGGAACTGCATAAGTAGAGAAGGCGATGAAATTTATGTTTGCCGCGCTTATCATTATTTCGAGGCTTATCAAAAGTCTTACCATATTGCGCTTGGCTATGAGACAGTATAATCCGATGATGAACAAGGCCGCTGAGCATGCGAGGTAGTAGGTTAACGGGATCAAGCGTTCTCCCTTTCCTCAACTCTTAACATAACTCTGCAACAAGTTGCCGTTGCAAATAAGACGAATGCTAGAACGATTAGGTCGAGTTGACGCTGCCCCCATAGAGTTGCACTAACTTCTTGGCCCACATCTTCATCAATGGAAACCAATGTCATGTTTATTGGATATTGCAAAAAGCCTTGCTGGGGCAACTGTTGCTGAATCACTATGATGAAGATGAATGTCAATGTAATCGCGGTAGCTAATCCAAAAACACTTAACCATCCGACCTTCATTCCTCAGACCCCCTCTCTGTCACCATGACCACTGAGATAAATAGGGCCATAATTGCGCCTGCGTAGATTAGTAACTGGAAGACAGCGACGTAGGGAGCATTCAAAATCGCGAATAACATCCCGATTGTTATTCCCATCCCGCATAAACATACAATTGCGCGGAGCATATCTTTGATTTCGATTGTGAGAATCGCCAGAACAATGGTAACCACGATGAGAAGTATCTGTATGACATCGATAAACAGTTTCAAACCTCCATTCTACCATATTTCGTGATTTTAACTACTAGTATCTTATCAATTTTAAGAATTGCCTTTGAGATATTCGCTGCAATCCAATTGATTGAAGTTTTATGTAAAGTTTTAAGTGATGCAGAGTCTAACACTACCAGACGGAGGGAATCTTATGGCAGGTGAACTCGGCTTTTCAATTCCCTTAATATTCATCCTCTCCATATTATTAGGTGTTATATTATACATTATTGGAAGCATAATTGCTCCTAAAGTTAAGAAAACGACAGAGAAGCTTGCTCCATACGCTTGCGGTGAAGACCTTCCAGCAGAAAAGCTTCAAGTGAACGCTGAAGAATTCTTTATCTATGCTACTTATTTCTTGATCTTCGATGTCGTAGCCTTCATGCTCGCAACATCTTTAGGTAAACCAGGCTTCTTTCCCATACTGTTCATTGCCATAATTTTGGTTTCCTCAGTCGTACTGTTTCCGGTTCGGGTTCGGCGGGTAAAGAAAGATGGGTTTGATCAAGTGGGCTAGAACAAAGTCTCCATGGCTTCTCCATTTCAACAGTGGAGGATGCGCCGGCTGCGACATTGAGATTGTTGCTGCTTCAAATCCAAAATTTGACATTGAAAGATTTGGCATGCTCCTCAAGGGAAGCCCGAGACATTCTGACATTCTGGTTTTAACTGGGCCAATTACATTTCAGATTAAGAATAGACTGAAAAGGATATACAACCAGATGCCTGAACCAAAATTCGTCATAGCAATTGGATCATGTGCCATAAGCGGAGGCGTATACAGAGGATGTTACAATGTTCATGAGGGAGCCGATAAAGTCGTTCCTGTCGATGTCTATGTTCCTGGCTGTCCACCGAAGCCTGAAGCCATAATAGATGGAATCATAAAGGTCCTAAAGAATTATGAGAAGGCAACACCATGAATTCTTTATCTAAAGATTATCGAGACATTATTGAAAAGCTCAAGAAAGAAATCGGCTCAGAAAATTTAATTGGATATGAGATACCTAGACCGCGGAGGATATGGTTCTCGGTTCGCAAAGAGAAACTCGCTGATGCAATCACCCATCTGGTTGGAGAGGGATTTGTCCACCTTTCAACCATAACAGGTTTAGAAGGCGAAAACGGACTTGAGGTTATCTATCATCTGAATAGAAAAGGTTTAGAGGCTTCATTGAAGGTTGAAGTTCCTGTCAAGCAACCTGTTCTTCCGACCATAACCCCGATTATTCCCGGTGCAATTCTGTATGAACGCGAAGTCCATGAGTTGCTAGGTGTAGTCTTTTCTGGGCACCCCAATCTATCTCTATTGATTCTACCTGAAGATTGGCCAGAGGGAGTCTACCCGTTGAGAAAAAAGTGGACACATGAAGAGATTAAAAAGAAATTATTGAGGAGAACGTGAAATGTCGTCAATTATCAAAATACCGTTTGGTCCTCAACACCCCGCGTTTAAAGAACCTGAAAATTTTATGTTCAAAGTTGACGGCGAATACGTGGTTGATGTTACTCCTAGAATTGGATACGCCCACAGGGGAATCGAAAAAGCCCTTGAAGCTAGGACATATATTCTGGACCTATACTTGATCGAGCGAATCTGTGGAATATGCTCTCATGCACATACTACATGCTACACACAAGCTGTTGAAGAAGCTTTGAAAGTCGATGTTCCACCCAGAGCAAAATACATCAGAACGATTGTAACTGAGCTTGAGAGAATACATAACCACTACTTCTGGCTTGGAATAGTCGCCCATGAAATCGGATTTGAAACCCTCTTCATGTACACTTGGAGAGACCGTGAAATTGTCATGGACTTACTTGAACTCCTTTCAGGAAACCGAGTACAATATGCCATGAACATGATTGGAGGAGTGAGACGCGACATCACACCTGAAATTTCTTCTGAGATTATGAAAGGAGTGAAAGTTTTAGGAGAAAGAATGAAATATTATAAAAAAACATGCTCAAATGAGAGGACGATACTTACCAGATCCGTGAACGTTGGAATCTTGAAAACTAAAGACGCCATAGCACTCTGCGCTGTCGGGCCCACTGTACGTGCAAGCAATGTTAAACGTGACGTTAGAGCTGACGATCCTTATGCGGCGTATGATGAAATTCCTTTTCATGTGGTGACTTATGATGGGTGCGATGTAGCAAGTAGAATCGCGACCAGATGCGACGAGGTTGTAGAGAGCGTAGAAATAATTCGATACGCCTTAGAACATCTGCCAACTGGGTCTATAGAAGTGATAGTTTCAAGACTGGTCCCGCCGGCTGAAATCGTCAGTAGAGTAGAAGCTCCCAGAGGCGAAAACATTCATTATTTAAGGTCAAATGGAACAGATAAACCAGCAAGATATAAAGTTAGAGCCCCAACACTGGCCAACCTTACTGCGTTATGCAAGATGCTGATCGGCGGGTACATCGCTGACATCCCGGTTGTAATAGCGGGGATCGATCCATGTTTCTGTTGCATGGATAGACTCACCTTCGTTAACATAAAAAATGATAAGACCTGGGCTTGGGAAGGTGAAAAGCTTAGGGGATATGGAATTAAATGGTACAAGAAGCAATAATTTCTCTACTCCAAATAGTCATCTTCCCAGGATTCCTCTTCTTAATATTAGCCGCGTTTTTCTATGAATGGGTTGACAGAAAAATTGTAGCTCGTCTTCAAAACAGGTATGGTCCACTGCACACGGGACCCAAGGGTTTACTTCAACCCTTCGCGGACTTTCTTAAGCTTCTCTCTAAGGAAGACATTATCCCTTATGCAACCGATAAACTCTTTTTTTCTGCCGTGCCAGTGTTCATGCTGTCTCTTCCGTTAACAGCCCTCTTCTGCATTCCCATAATCAATTCTACGGCTCTTGTCGCCTTCGA
This sequence is a window from Candidatus Bathyarchaeota archaeon. Protein-coding genes within it:
- a CDS encoding DUF4040 domain-containing protein, which produces MKLFIDVIQILLIVVTIVLAILTIEIKDMLRAIVCLCGMGITIGMLFAILNAPYVAVFQLLIYAGAIMALFISVVMVTERGSEE
- a CDS encoding NADH-quinone oxidoreductase subunit B, whose protein sequence is MGLIKWARTKSPWLLHFNSGGCAGCDIEIVAASNPKFDIERFGMLLKGSPRHSDILVLTGPITFQIKNRLKRIYNQMPEPKFVIAIGSCAISGGVYRGCYNVHEGADKVVPVDVYVPGCPPKPEAIIDGIIKVLKNYEKATP
- the nuoK gene encoding NADH-quinone oxidoreductase subunit NuoK, with translation MIPLTYYLACSAALFIIGLYCLIAKRNMVRLLISLEIMISAANINFIAFSTYAVPGSTHPLAHALVILSIAIGGCILSIGLAITLHAYKHYKTLDVRKLKRIRW
- a CDS encoding NADH-quinone oxidoreductase subunit M — translated: MFTFTLDILLFFIVITPLTGLLGHKIGFRRLSTISATVGFIISLASLPSLYNQVLDSGGIITTTFESLVMRPIAVCLEIDMLSIFMTAIFLFIGLMTCVYSIRFMELDTGLVEYYTLLLITVAGMVGVSFAGDFFTLFIFWEIMCISSYALVAFRKGKWEPVEAGFKYLIMGSAGSITVLYAMSLLYGMAGTLNFAYLSTRLSSMPNDIWLYLALTLIIVGFGVVASIAPFHTWLPDAHAAAPSPISALLSGIVIKTGAYALIRCLLLLFIPEQFAWQSVLAIFAIFTMFVGNFMALIQKDIKRLLAFSSVVNMGYIIFALSIRTEQGLTGGLFHIMNHAVIKALLFLCVGSFIYRTETRNLEKLTGIGRKMPVTTALFAIGALAAAGFPGLNGFMSEIMIVIAGIDAGLYIPTALMLLNILFSITYYLLLIHTFIIKKPTINYEGIKESPKSMLAIMVILATLCVVIGIYPAPFINFANVAAKAALNIQAYIEAIIG
- a CDS encoding NADH dehydrogenase subunit; amino-acid sequence: MSSIIKIPFGPQHPAFKEPENFMFKVDGEYVVDVTPRIGYAHRGIEKALEARTYILDLYLIERICGICSHAHTTCYTQAVEEALKVDVPPRAKYIRTIVTELERIHNHYFWLGIVAHEIGFETLFMYTWRDREIVMDLLELLSGNRVQYAMNMIGGVRRDITPEISSEIMKGVKVLGERMKYYKKTCSNERTILTRSVNVGILKTKDAIALCAVGPTVRASNVKRDVRADDPYAAYDEIPFHVVTYDGCDVASRIATRCDEVVESVEIIRYALEHLPTGSIEVIVSRLVPPAEIVSRVEAPRGENIHYLRSNGTDKPARYKVRAPTLANLTALCKMLIGGYIADIPVVIAGIDPCFCCMDRLTFVNIKNDKTWAWEGEKLRGYGIKWYKKQ
- a CDS encoding NADH-quinone oxidoreductase subunit C, producing MNSLSKDYRDIIEKLKKEIGSENLIGYEIPRPRRIWFSVRKEKLADAITHLVGEGFVHLSTITGLEGENGLEVIYHLNRKGLEASLKVEVPVKQPVLPTITPIIPGAILYEREVHELLGVVFSGHPNLSLLILPEDWPEGVYPLRKKWTHEEIKKKLLRRT